The window CAAGTTAAGATTGTAGAGGAAAAACTTAGGAATCTGGGCATAGAGACAGAACTTATAGTCGTGAAAACAAAAGCTGATTTATTTCAAGATAAACCATTAAATAGCCTTGGTAAAGGTGTCTTTGAGAAAGAAGTTAATGAAGCAGTAATAAACGGAGAAGCTGATATTGCTGTACATAGTATGAAAGACATGCTAAGTGATATGAACGAGAAATTAGTTTTGTATGGGGTTTTGCCTAGGGATTCCCCATATGATTCCTTAGTTGCTGAAAAAGATTTGTTTAATATCGAATCTGGCAAAGTAATAGGCACAAGTAGTATTAGAAGAAGAAGTATGATCTCTTTCTACAGAAGAGATCTAGTTGTAAAAGATCTTAGAGGAAACATTGATACTAGGTTGAAAAAATATAGATCGAAGGAATATGACGGAATAGTGATTGCTGAAGCAGCAATTAAAAGGCTAAACGCTGATGTTAGGTATTATAAAATAGATCCAAAAATAATAACGCCTGAGGCTAATCAAGGGATAATAGCTATAGTAGGCAGAGTAAATGAAGAACTGAATGCTCTATTTAGAGAATTGAATGACGAGAGAACTCTTAAAGAAGCGCTAGTG is drawn from Sulfolobus acidocaldarius SUSAZ and contains these coding sequences:
- a CDS encoding porphobilinogen deaminase — its product is MRIRIAARGSLLSRIQVKIVEEKLRNLGIETELIVVKTKADLFQDKPLNSLGKGVFEKEVNEAVINGEADIAVHSMKDMLSDMNEKLVLYGVLPRDSPYDSLVAEKDLFNIESGKVIGTSSIRRRSMISFYRRDLVVKDLRGNIDTRLKKYRSKEYDGIVIAEAAIKRLNADVRYYKIDPKIITPEANQGIIAIVGRVNEELNALFRELNDERTLKEALVERAVVKLLGGGCHSPIGILASMISDNEFNVISTYVIDNKKKITIEGIYRGDPTTVGEKVVKDMIKVLKHENSSVTT